From the Methanothermobacter sp. genome, the window ACCTGTATCCAGGGCGCCACCGGTCCCCCCGAAGTATGCAAGGTCCGCCCCCATGCTTGAAGCGAGCCTGTGGCCGGCATCCCCCCTCACAACCACCTCACCTCCACCCTTGAGGTGTTCAACAACATCCCTGAAGGTGCAGGATGTACCCGGGATCCTGTCCTCAGGGTCAAGCTTCTCACCCCTGTGCTGCCAGTGGAAGTTGTAGGTGAAATCTGCGATGCAGTCCACCGGCCCATCGGGTTCAAGTTCAATAACTTCCCTTTCATCCCTCCTCCTTCCAAAGAGTCCGAACATGAGAGCACCTCCACATATTTATTACTCCAACCACAGATTTATATACCAATACAATTAAGTTTCCTATGTTCTATCAATCAAGAGGATGGTAACTTGCCCATGATTAAGTTTCCTATGTTCTATCAATCAAGAGGATGGTAACTTGCCCATGATTAAGTTTCCTATGTTCTATCAATCAAGAGGATGGTAACTTGCCCGGTAAAATGGAGATACTCAGAGCCCTATCCGAGCTGGGAGTGGATACAAGGTTTGTAAGTGTAACAGAGAGTGAGGTCCTCATAAACAACCTGCGGTTCTCAAGGTTCTCAAGGAGGAGGGAGGAGGAGTTCAGCTCAAGGTACCCTGAGATCAGGGTTGTAAGGTCAGGGGTCTTCCAGAGGATATGCTCAAGGGCATCCAGGGTCCTTGCATCAACCCTGCGACCCAGGGTGGGTGTGAGGATCCAGGCCAAAGGTGAGATGGCCCATGCCCTCCATGTGATCCTCGAGCCCTACACAAGAAAGTACGGCATAAAAATCGGTGAAGGGGATGTCACAGCACTTCCAGCCACGCTGGACCATTCCATTGCAGCGGCACTTGAGGACATGGTGAGGGGTGAGCGTATAGGGTACCATCACAGGTCAACACCCACGGTCATATACCCCCTCTCAACTGTACCTGCAGGGTGGATTGAGTCGTGGCTCGGCACTGAAATCACCATCACCAACAACCCAACCGTGGCGGAGTTCATGGAGTTCTTCAATGATAATGTACCCCAGTTCAGGGATAAGATGCGGAAGTCCCTTGAGTTCATAGGGGGAAATGGTTGATTTTAATATCTTGCAGTTGCGTTCATGCCTGAAAAGAGGTTTATTGGGGGGATTTACAGGGAAAAATAAGGGGGTGAATTAATTCAATAATCACCCTGAGAACTGGAAAAGTGAAGTCTGCTTCTCACGAGGTTTATCATAGTCTGAATCGGATCCTGAGGATTTATCATCACTGGATTCACTGATTTTACCTTTAGATGACTTTCTGTCCTTATCTGTGCTCCGGGACTTCTTCTTCTGGATGTAAAGTGGGCCGGTTTTATCAGACTTTTTACGTGTCTTCTTCGCTTTGGGAGCCTTTATCTTTCTTTTCCTGAACAGTTTAACCTCTTCGTCTGTGAGTTCAAGGAATTCCTTCATCTCATAGGCCATTTCATCGTTCTCGAATATTATCTCCAGGTAGGGGAACATTGAAATTGCAACCTTGGGTGATATGTGCATCCTCTCAGCCATCTTACCTGCAACACTGTCACGGAGGCTCCTCTGCTTGCGTGTTCTCCCGAGTAGCCTGAAGGAGGATGAACCTGTGTACCTGACGAATTTCCTGTAGGTCTTCTCCTTGGCGAGGGCGACACCGGGACCCATGAGATCAGAGGCGTAGCGCCAGTAGGTGTAGTTCCTGCTCCTCACAGCACGGCCAAAGAACATATCTGCATGTGATAGCATGTCATAGGCCCTGCTGATCTCATGGGGCTTTTCATATTCCCTTGGAACATTCTCTGCAATGAATTCAAGTACAAGTGTCGGGTCATCATCCACCCTCATGGCCTCCCTGATCTTTGAGAAGTCGCGGCTTTTCAGAACTGCCCTCACGGCGTCGAAGAGATTGGACGTGGAATCCTTCTCACCCATGCTGAGGAGTTCCTCACCAACCCGCTCCTCACCACCGGCCACCGCCTCAAGGTCATTGATGGCAGAACGCAGATCCCCATGGGACCTCTTTGCAAGTTCCTTGAGGACATCATCGGGGCATTCGATACCCTCTGCCCGGCATATCCGTTTCAGGGCCGCGGCTATGGATGATGTGTGAACCTTCCTGATGTTTATGACCTTACACTTTGGTTTGATGCTCTGAAGTCTCTTGCTGTAGGGGTCATTGGCGGTTAACACAATCGGATGTTTGCTCTCCCTGAGTATCCTGTTTATGGCCTGGACACCGCCCCGGTCCTCGTTGCCGTGTATACCATCCACCTCGTCGAGGATGATCAGTTTGAGGTCATGGTTGAAGAGGGAGTGGGTGGCTGACGCCTCACCGGCAGTCCTCATTATGGCATCCTGTGAGCGCTTGTCACTGGCATTGAGTTCAAGGGTGTCTGAGAACTCCCTACCTATTATGTGTGCTATGGTTGTCTTCCCGGTACCTGGCGGGCCCACAAGGAGGAGGGGGGGCTGGGGTTCGCCTGCCTTCCACCCCTTGATCCACTCCTTTATCTCGGCTATGGCCTTCTGGTTCCCGGCCACCTCATCAAAGGTTCTGGGCCGGTACTTCTCTGTCCATGACATTGATCTACCCTCTCAATGTTCCAGGAACCTTGCCAGGAGGGCTTCAAGCTGTATCCTTGGGTTGGCGCCCTCCCTTATCCTGAAGTCGTACTCTCCAACAGCCTCTATGAGTTTTATGTACCTCTCCCCCTCAATGGATCCCTCCATTGCGAGCCTTGAGAGTTCCTGGTAGATCTGGGTGACCATGTCCTCGCCGCTTATACCCTGGAGGACCATGATCTCCCTGAGCATGTCCCTGGCCTCCATGAACTTCCCATCCAGGATGGTCATTATCATCTTCCTCACATCCTTTGGCCTGGCCCTTGAGACCACCTCGTAGATGCTGGATTCTGTTATCCTCTCACCCAGTGAGGCCGCTGACTGGAGGATGTTTATGGCCTTCCTGAGGTCACCCTCTGCAAAGTAGACCACCGTGTCAAGGGCCTGTGGCTCGTATTCCAGGCCCTCCTGCTCTGCGATGTACTCCAGGCGGCTTATTATGTGGCGGCCCTTGAGGGGGAGGAACCTGAAGATGGCGCACCTTGACTGTATCGGGTCTATGATCTTTGAGGAGTAGTTACAGGAGAGTATGAATGAGGAGGTCTTGGTGTACATCTCCATCTCCCTCCTGAGGGCGTGCTGGGCGTCCTTTGTCATGTTGTCAACCTCGTCAAGGAATATTATCCTGAAGGGCGCCCCCACAGGTTTCAGACGGCAGAAGTTCTTTATGCTGGTCCTCACGGTATCTATGCCCCTGGCGTCTGAGGCGTTCAGCTCCAGGAAGTTCTGCCTCCAGTACTCCCCGAGGATCTCCCTTGCAAGGGCAAGGGCCGTTGTTGTTTTACCAACACCTGCAGGGCCTGTGAACATGAGGTTCGGCATGCTCTTCTCTTCAACGTAGCGTTTGAGGCGTGGTATTATGTGTTCCTGGCCAACTATATCATCAAGTTTCTGTGGTCTGTACTTCTCTACCCAAGGTCCATTCATAAGATCACCGGTAATGGTTAAGAATTATCTTTCATAGGATCAGGATGGGGGTTAACATTTCTGGATAATGTGGTATATCCATCTTTCTGAGGAGGTTAATGGTTACCCATCCCCCGGCTGAAACATCCATGAGGGAGTTACACCCCATGGAGGGCATCAAGAAGGGCCTTTTCCATAACATCCAGGGGAGGCTCCCTCCCGGTCCATATCCTGAAGGCCTCAGCACCCTGATAGAGGAGCATCCTGAGACCTGAAACCGGAACAGCGCCTGCTGCCCTGGCCTCCCTCAGGAGGCATGTCTCCGGGGGATTGTAGACAAGGTCATATACAACGAGGCTCTCATGCATGAGCTCAGCTTTTACGAGGGGTTCATCGTCCATGTGGGGGTACATCCCGACGGGTGTTGTGTCTATGAGGATATCGGCCCCATCCAAAGAGCTTGGTATTAGTTCATAGCCACCATGTTTTACCATGATATCAAGGGCCCCCTTAATATCCTCTGCAAGGGCCCTGGCCCTTTCAGGGGTCCTGTTGAGTATGGTCACATCTGCCCCTTCCAGGACGAGCTGGAATGCGCAGGCCCTCGCAGCCCCACCGGCCCCGAGTATGATGACAGAGGACCCATTAACTGATGTGACCTCATTAAGGGCCCTCAGACAGCCAGAGGCGTCTGTATTGTATCCCCTTATGGTTTCCTCATCAAACTTCAGGGTGTTCACGGCCCCGATGAGGGAGGCTGTCTCATCAACCTTGTGGATGAGTTCAAGCACAGACTCCTTGTGGGGTATTGTGACGTTCACACCCCTCACGTTGAGGGCTCCGAGGCCCCGAACAGCTTCTTCAAGCCCTGATGGTTTCACAGGGAAGGGTACATAGGCCCAGTCCATTCCAAGGGCTTTGAACGCCGCGTTGTGCATCTGTGGTGAGAGGCTGTGGGTGAGGGGGTAACCTATTATTCCTGTGAGCTGTGTATTGCCGGTTATCAGTTTATCACAACCACCATCCAGTTAATGGCCTGTTTCAGGCTTCATTTCAGAATTATTCCCATCTCTCAGTTTAACACCTTTTCCTCTGCAATATTTATTTATCATCAGCGATAAATATTGTTTCCATCAGTTACCCATATTGAAGGGGAGGGTGTGACATGCTTGCCAAGCAGAGATTTGTCCTTGATACAACGGCATTTACAGATAACCAGCTCCGGGAGATGCTGGGTGACGGTGACCTCAACAGGTCAGTGGATGCGATGCTGGATATCATTGCAAGGAGCAGGATAAAGCTCAACATAAGCTGTCACATGCCCCCCATAACCTACAAGGAATTCACCGACTACATGACAAGGTATGAATGCCCCGAGGAGACCCTGGTGAAGGCCGAGACATGGATAGTCAAGAAGACACCCAACCGCTACGACACCCAGATACCCTCCCAGATATTTTATGAATACGTCCATGATATAAGGGAGAGGATGAACAAGGGCCTCCGGATTTCAGAGACCCTCCTCTGGGAGGCCGGGATACAGTCCATAATCATGGCATCCCGTGGCGTTAATAAGATTGAAATCGAGGGTGAGGTGCTCGGGAAGGCCATAAAGGACCTCAGGAAGAAGTACCGTTCAGCCCTCAGGAAGGGAACCCTTGACAGTGCCCCTGACCTTGACGTCCTCCTTCTTGCCAAGGAGCTCGGGGCAGGTGTTGTGGCTGCTGATGACGGTATAAGGGTCTGGGCAGAGCGCCTGGGACTGAGGTTCCTGAATGCCACATCCTTCCCCAAGATGCTCAAGGAATACCTTAAATATTATGAATGATGAATCTCCTATCATCCCCTTTATCATTTTTACTGGAGGAATTACTGCCATGGATATATCAAGACCGCGAGGAACCAGAGATTTTCTTTTCGCTGAGATGAGAAACAGAAAAGAAGTTGAAAACGTACTCAGAAGGACATTTGAGACCTACGGCTACCATGAGATCAAAACACCCATATTTGAGGACCTCAAACTCTTCACAGTGAAATCCGGTGAGGAGGTGGTGAACCAGATCTACCACTTCACAGATAAGGGTGGCCGGGAACTTGCACTGAGGCCGGAACTCACAGCACCGGTGGCCAGGCTCTACATGAATGAGATGCAGCGTGAACCCAAACCGATAAAGATGTACTACTTCGGGAGCTGCTTCAGATATGAGAGGCCCCAGGCGGGCCGATTCAGGCAGTTCTGGCAGTTCGGCTGTGAACTCATAGGTGGAACGTCACCGCTGGCAGAGGCAGAGGTCATAACCCTTGCAGCCGAGTCCCTCAGGAGGCTTGGACTCGAGGGTTTCGAGGTCCACGTCGGGCACCTTGGAATCCTCAGGGGCATCCTTGGCAGGGAGAAAATAGAGGATGAACTCCAGGACAGGATAATGGGCATAATAGATAAGGGTGACGTTGATGAACTTGAATCCTGCCTTGACGGGGTTGAAATATCCCCCGAGAGCAGGGATCTCCTCATGAACCTCATAGGCACACAGGGGGGTCCCGGGGTACTTGATGATGTCAGGGGGCTCCTTGAGGGTTACCCGGAGTCCCTCAGGGCCCTTGATGAGTTCGCTGGACTTGTGGATACCCTCGAACACTTCGGTCTTGGGGAGTACCATGTGAACCTTGGAATCGCAAGGGGACTTGACTACTACACCGGCGCAGTATTTGAGATCTATGTCCCCAGACTCGGCGCCCAGAGACAGATCTGTGGGGGCGGCACATACAACCTTGTTGAAACCTTTGGGGGCGAAAGGGTTGAATCAACGGGCTTCGCATTTGGCTTTGACCGCCTCATGAACGCCCTTGAAATGGACGAGGAAGACATGAGGATGGCTGACGTCTTTGTGATACCCATACATGAATCAACACTCCCTGAGGCGGTCAGGATCACACAGGAGATCAGAAGTGAGGGTATAGCGGCTGACATGGACCTGGCAGGGAGAAAACTCCGAAAGGCACTTTCCTATGCCGATCACCTTGGTGCAAGGTTAGTGGTCCTAACAGGTGAAAGGGACCTCCAGGAGGGTAAGGTCACATTGAGAAACATGGAGGACGCTTCACAGGAGGCTGTGGATAGGACTGAGGTTGTGGATAGGTTGAAGGAGATCCTGCTGTGAATAAGTCTCAGTTTAGGGTTGGTTGAATAATAAATAGAAGAATAAATCAAGGGAGATGTTAACATTTTAAATTTCAGACATAATATCAATGGCGAGGACCTCATAATTGCAGTGGCACAGGACCACAGGACAGGAGAGGTCCTCATGGTGGCCTACATGAACCGTGAGGCCCTCGAAAGGACACTGGAGACAGGGCTGGCCCACTACTGGAGCACGTCCCGTGGGAAACTCTGGCTCAAGGGTGAGAGTTCTGGACACCTCCAGCGTGTTAAGGACGTCCTTGTGGACTGTGACGCCGACGCAGTTGTGCTGAAGGTGGAACAGGAGGGAGGTGCCTGCCATACAGGTTACCGGTCCTGCTTCTACCGCAGCATTGATGGGGATGAACTCAGGGTCAGGGAGGACGCCGTAAGGGTCTTTGATCCTGATGAAATATATGGAGATGGTTAGATGAAGATCGTTCCAGATACAAGTGTTATAGTTGATGGGCGGATCACCGGCATAGTGCAGGAGGAGGAGTTCAGGGGCAGCGAGGTGATAGTGCCCGAGGCAGTTGTATCTGAACTTGAATACCAGGCCAACCGTGGAAGGGAAACCGGGTTCAATGGCCTTGAGGAGCTCAAGAACCTCCAGAAGCTCCACAAGGAGAACATAATATCAATGATCTTTGTAGGGCGCCGCCCCACAGTGGATGAGATTTCACTCTCAAGGGGCGGTGAGATAGACGCCATGATAAGGGCAACTGCAAGGGAGTACGATGCGCTCCTCATAACCAGCGACAGGGTGCAGGCAGAGGTCGGGAAGGCCCAGGGGCTTGACGTGTTCTACATTAAACCCGAGGTCCTGGAATATGAGGAACTTGAGATAAGCAAGTACTTTGATGATTACACCATGTCGGTGCACCTCAAGGAGAACGTCGTGCCAATGGCCAAGAAGGGGCGGCCAGGGGAAATAAGGCTGGTTGAAATAGACAGCAAGCCACTAAAACATTCAGATATAAACAGGATGGCCCGTGAGATAGTTGAAAGGGCCAAGAGCGACTTCAAAAGCTTCATTGAGATAGAGATGGAGGGTGCCACTGTTGTCCAGTTCAGGGAGTACAGGATATCAATAGCGAGGCCGCCCTTCTCAGAGGCCTTCGAGATAACCGCTGTGAGGCCGGTTGCCAGGGTATCCCTGGAGGACTACAGGCTCTCAGAGAGGCTGATTGATAGGCTGAGGGACACTGCCAAGGGCGTCCTCATAGCAGGGGCGCCCGGGGCAGGTAAGAGTACCTTTGCCCAGGCTGTGGCAGAGTTCTACAGCAGGGAGATGAGGGCTGTTGTGAAGACCATGGAGTCCCCCAGGGACCTCCAGGTGGGTGACGAGATAACCCAGTACGCACCCATCGAACGGGATATGCAGAAGACCGCCGACATACTGCTCCTTGTAAGGCCCGACTACACCATCTATGATGAACTCAGGAAGACCCGTGACTTCAGGATCTTCGCTGACATGAGGCTTGCGGGTGTGGGCATGGTTGGGGTTGTCCATGCCACAAGGCCCATAGATGCCATACAGAGGATCCTGGGCAGGGTGGAGCTTGGCGTGATACCCTCAGTGGTTGACACAACCATATTCATTGAGGACGGAGAGGTGAAGGCTGTCTACGATGTATCCCTCACCGTTAAGGTCCCGACGGGTATGCAGGAGGCAGACCTTGCAAGGCCGGTCATAGAGATAAGGGACCTTGAGTCAGGGGAGCTCATGCATGAGATCTACACCTACGGTGAGCAGACGATAGTCATGGATGTCTCAAAGGCAGCCCCGGGGGGACGGAAACCATCTGCCCACAGGATAGCTGAGAGGGAAATCGAGAGGGAGTTCCGCAGGAGACTACCCGGCGCAAGGGTCAGGGTTGAACTTGAATCCGATGAAAGGGCAAAGGTCTGGATAGAGGAGAAGTACATCCCCCAGGTAATAGGCAAGAAGGGAAAGACCATCGAGGAGATCGAGAAGAACATCGGCATAAGCATCGGTGTTGAACCACTTGAGGAGAGGGAACTTGAGGAGACCGTTGAGGTTCCGGTGGAACTTGCAGGGAACTACGTGGTCCTCAACTTCGGCAGGGATGCCGTGGGCGTGTCATTCGACATAATGGTTGAGGACGAGTACCTCTTCACAGCAACGGTGGGTAAGAAGGGCACCATAAAGCTCAGAAGGGACATAGAACTTGCAGATATAATCATGGAGGCAGTGAAGAACAACATACCTGTGAGGGCAAGGGTGCGGCCCGAGGCCTAGGTGATCTGGATGAGGATAGGTGTCTCAACACTTGCACTCTCCCCGCTTTCACTGGAGGAGATGCTCACCTGGATTGAGGATGCAGGGGCAGATTGCTGTGAGATAATCTACGAGTACCCCCTGGATGACGTGGAGGTGGCTGACTCCTTCAGCCTTGATTTCACGGTGCATGCACCCATCTCGGACATAAACATAGCATCCCTCAACAGGGGGATCAGGGAGGCGTCCATATCTGAGGTTAAATCCGCGGTTGACCTTGCAGTTGAACTGGACTCCGAGGTGGTTGTCGTGCACCCGGGCACTATCCCCTTCCTTGGAAGACCCCACAGTGACCTCATAGTTCAGCGGAACCTTGAATCGCTTTCAGTGATATCTGAATATGCAGAGGATAGAGGTGCCGGGATCTACCCTGAGAACATGCCCCGCCTTGAGGGTCCCCTTCTAAGGGAACTTGAGGATCTCTGGCGGGTTGCAGAGGAACTTGAAATCCAGGTGACACTGGACGCTGCCCACGCAGCAACCATG encodes:
- the hisS gene encoding histidine--tRNA ligase — protein: MDISRPRGTRDFLFAEMRNRKEVENVLRRTFETYGYHEIKTPIFEDLKLFTVKSGEEVVNQIYHFTDKGGRELALRPELTAPVARLYMNEMQREPKPIKMYYFGSCFRYERPQAGRFRQFWQFGCELIGGTSPLAEAEVITLAAESLRRLGLEGFEVHVGHLGILRGILGREKIEDELQDRIMGIIDKGDVDELESCLDGVEISPESRDLLMNLIGTQGGPGVLDDVRGLLEGYPESLRALDEFAGLVDTLEHFGLGEYHVNLGIARGLDYYTGAVFEIYVPRLGAQRQICGGGTYNLVETFGGERVESTGFAFGFDRLMNALEMDEEDMRMADVFVIPIHESTLPEAVRITQEIRSEGIAADMDLAGRKLRKALSYADHLGARLVVLTGERDLQEGKVTLRNMEDASQEAVDRTEVVDRLKEILL
- a CDS encoding replication factor C small subunit, with amino-acid sequence MNGPWVEKYRPQKLDDIVGQEHIIPRLKRYVEEKSMPNLMFTGPAGVGKTTTALALAREILGEYWRQNFLELNASDARGIDTVRTSIKNFCRLKPVGAPFRIIFLDEVDNMTKDAQHALRREMEMYTKTSSFILSCNYSSKIIDPIQSRCAIFRFLPLKGRHIISRLEYIAEQEGLEYEPQALDTVVYFAEGDLRKAINILQSAASLGERITESSIYEVVSRARPKDVRKMIMTILDGKFMEARDMLREIMVLQGISGEDMVTQIYQELSRLAMEGSIEGERYIKLIEAVGEYDFRIREGANPRIQLEALLARFLEH
- the hisI gene encoding phosphoribosyl-AMP cyclohydrolase, with amino-acid sequence MKGDVNILNFRHNINGEDLIIAVAQDHRTGEVLMVAYMNREALERTLETGLAHYWSTSRGKLWLKGESSGHLQRVKDVLVDCDADAVVLKVEQEGGACHTGYRSCFYRSIDGDELRVREDAVRVFDPDEIYGDG
- a CDS encoding sugar phosphate isomerase/epimerase, with protein sequence MRIGVSTLALSPLSLEEMLTWIEDAGADCCEIIYEYPLDDVEVADSFSLDFTVHAPISDINIASLNRGIREASISEVKSAVDLAVELDSEVVVVHPGTIPFLGRPHSDLIVQRNLESLSVISEYAEDRGAGIYPENMPRLEGPLLRELEDLWRVAEELEIQVTLDAAHAATMGYSEGEMVSPRVGHVHLSDNNGEIDSHDALGDGSLDFRAIIEGLRGIGYRGILTVEVKTPGEVERSIEFLRKIIDW
- a CDS encoding RNA ligase partner protein, with the translated sequence MLAKQRFVLDTTAFTDNQLREMLGDGDLNRSVDAMLDIIARSRIKLNISCHMPPITYKEFTDYMTRYECPEETLVKAETWIVKKTPNRYDTQIPSQIFYEYVHDIRERMNKGLRISETLLWEAGIQSIIMASRGVNKIEIEGEVLGKAIKDLRKKYRSALRKGTLDSAPDLDVLLLAKELGAGVVAADDGIRVWAERLGLRFLNATSFPKMLKEYLKYYE
- a CDS encoding replication factor C large subunit; this encodes MSWTEKYRPRTFDEVAGNQKAIAEIKEWIKGWKAGEPQPPLLLVGPPGTGKTTIAHIIGREFSDTLELNASDKRSQDAIMRTAGEASATHSLFNHDLKLIILDEVDGIHGNEDRGGVQAINRILRESKHPIVLTANDPYSKRLQSIKPKCKVINIRKVHTSSIAAALKRICRAEGIECPDDVLKELAKRSHGDLRSAINDLEAVAGGEERVGEELLSMGEKDSTSNLFDAVRAVLKSRDFSKIREAMRVDDDPTLVLEFIAENVPREYEKPHEISRAYDMLSHADMFFGRAVRSRNYTYWRYASDLMGPGVALAKEKTYRKFVRYTGSSSFRLLGRTRKQRSLRDSVAGKMAERMHISPKVAISMFPYLEIIFENDEMAYEMKEFLELTDEEVKLFRKRKIKAPKAKKTRKKSDKTGPLYIQKKKSRSTDKDRKSSKGKISESSDDKSSGSDSDYDKPREKQTSLFQFSG
- a CDS encoding PINc/VapC family ATPase, whose protein sequence is MKIVPDTSVIVDGRITGIVQEEEFRGSEVIVPEAVVSELEYQANRGRETGFNGLEELKNLQKLHKENIISMIFVGRRPTVDEISLSRGGEIDAMIRATAREYDALLITSDRVQAEVGKAQGLDVFYIKPEVLEYEELEISKYFDDYTMSVHLKENVVPMAKKGRPGEIRLVEIDSKPLKHSDINRMAREIVERAKSDFKSFIEIEMEGATVVQFREYRISIARPPFSEAFEITAVRPVARVSLEDYRLSERLIDRLRDTAKGVLIAGAPGAGKSTFAQAVAEFYSREMRAVVKTMESPRDLQVGDEITQYAPIERDMQKTADILLLVRPDYTIYDELRKTRDFRIFADMRLAGVGMVGVVHATRPIDAIQRILGRVELGVIPSVVDTTIFIEDGEVKAVYDVSLTVKVPTGMQEADLARPVIEIRDLESGELMHEIYTYGEQTIVMDVSKAAPGGRKPSAHRIAEREIEREFRRRLPGARVRVELESDERAKVWIEEKYIPQVIGKKGKTIEEIEKNIGISIGVEPLEERELEETVEVPVELAGNYVVLNFGRDAVGVSFDIMVEDEYLFTATVGKKGTIKLRRDIELADIIMEAVKNNIPVRARVRPEA
- a CDS encoding shikimate dehydrogenase, which produces MITGNTQLTGIIGYPLTHSLSPQMHNAAFKALGMDWAYVPFPVKPSGLEEAVRGLGALNVRGVNVTIPHKESVLELIHKVDETASLIGAVNTLKFDEETIRGYNTDASGCLRALNEVTSVNGSSVIILGAGGAARACAFQLVLEGADVTILNRTPERARALAEDIKGALDIMVKHGGYELIPSSLDGADILIDTTPVGMYPHMDDEPLVKAELMHESLVVYDLVYNPPETCLLREARAAGAVPVSGLRMLLYQGAEAFRIWTGREPPLDVMEKALLDALHGV